TATACTCACCGTTCGCTCGTTTCAGAGCATTCTCTGGTCTTTGAAAATACGCCGGCATGTTGGTGGCGTTTTAGTGAAACTCAAATTTACTGACTTGAGTGAATTTTGGTCAATTTCACCAGTCCATCCACGCCACGCACTCACCCGCTGCAAAGGTGCTGGCTGAGAAAGGATGAACCTCGTGAGCGGCCTAGCTAGGGTTGCCTCAAGCGCTATCCCCCTTTCACAGTGTTCATTTCACGAATGGCGAAAACTAGAAATTCCGTTCAGTCTGAAAGCAAAAGCTACAATGGATATTAAAGCTTAATGTATGCGTATTTAGGGTGTCAATGGCTCTATTTCTTAATTGTGATCCAACCTTACTATGTGAAATGTGTAAACTAACAATCACAAATTATTATGAATGATTATATATTCGCTGGTTTGTTTAGAAAACCCCAAATTCAGCCAGTACCCCAAACACTGGCTGAATAACACAACTATGAACACAACACAACGGTTAAATAAGTGGTACTTTAAACTATGTGATAAAGGTTTAATTACAAAGATTATacttattttgtcatttcttttctaGCAATACAATGCTATGTTGGTTTATCTTGTCTTTGTTCTCTCAATGTATGTTTAATGTGTTTGAGTTAGTATTATTggtgaaaatgttgttttcaccATGTTGTTTAAACGTATCAAATAAATAGAGTTTTCTAAATAAGAGTTTGAGACCGCTAAACCTATAAATGGGGGTTTCTACAAACCTGGCAGCTCAGCTTGTGCAAAGTTCCCGTATACTGGCCACCAATGGTGCGTTCTGGTAACCCTCGTTAAACGTATCAAACCATGTCGGGCATACCATTTACTCAACTGCATATTCAAATGTTCATGTTGTTTCACACGAGAGTGAATAACAACAGATCTTTAATATTAGGATCAGGCTGAAAGtattgtgatgtgtgtgagaCATTGCATATTTTGTTTTAGCCTGTCAAATTCAATTAAGAAATCAGTACAACATTAGAAACCTATAGACGTATTGCTTTCTGTATTTTAAATAGCACCGGTGTATCAGCTGATGTACAATATTTGACTGACCCATCCAAATGTGTAAGCAGCAGCATTGGCTGTCATTTCGCGAGTTTTCATTTTAATCCGGTGTGCATGGTCGTATACTTTCGGTGACCGAGAACGCCCCATTACGTCAGAGGTACCGCGAGCTATATGATTGGTTGTCAACGGCTTTTCTCCTCTAGCACAACCCGTCAGTCCCGGAAGAAGGAAGAGGTTTTAACAGAAGGGAGGACAGTTTGTTGACAAGCGTAAATCTCACCCAGACCCACTGGAAAGTTTTTACCCACATTAGTGTCACCGCCCGTAGCGTCACATTTGGACTGAGTCGGAGCTCTCAAGGTACCTTACGGTTAACTTCGCGTGCGCAGATGGAGACGGCTGGTGTGTCATGTGCAGTTAATGTGTGACTCTGAACTCTTTCAGGTAACGTATGGAATATGGCCGCAACTGAAACGCAGTTTATGTTAAGCGTCGGATTGATCGGTAAGTTTCGGCTCGCATGTCGCTTCTTGCCGCTCGGTTGACGCCCCTGTACGTTTCGGAGAATCACATGACATCAGTGTTTCATCAGCAGGGCTCACGGCCCCCTGTCAGAGGACATCTTTTGTATGTGTCCATCTCCGTCACTTTGACTACACATGATGTGCAGCTTTGGTTTGTCTTCCCGTGCCCAGAGAAAGATGTGAATGGAGACACTCTGTGGGTGTGGTGCTTCCCCTCTGTGGCTTCAGACCTGAGGAAAGTCCTGCTCAGCAAGTGCTGCCTGACCCAGGACGCCCGGGACTTCCACACCTTTGTGTTCGGCCAGTTCTGTCGCACCTGGTACTACATCACAACCGTGGAGGTGCAGGAACCCACAGCGCTAAACAAGGTACAGCGTCCGGAGGCTCTGCCGCAGTTAAAGCAAGGAAAGGCCAGCGTGCAGCTTTTGTATCTAATATTTAGAGTTCTGTTCTGTTCATGTCTTCCATTTTCTCCGTTCAAGGTCACCCATTTTTCAATAGTAGTTACAGCGAAAGACTTCAACCCTGAGAAGTATGCTGCACTTAGTCGGATACTCTGCAGGTAAAGTGTTCAGCTCAAATATAACGGCTTGTGCACTTTTAAGATCGTCTGTTCTTCATCTGAGCGGTATGCTTTTGTCTATCAAGGATGTACATCAAACACGGCAGCCCGGTGAAGATGATGGAGGCGTATGTCACCGTCCTCACTAAAGGAATGTGCCAGAGTGATGAAAATGGCTCATTTCTTATTAAAGATTATGATGTTCGTAAAGCGTACTTGGCTGGTTCCGTTAAAGgtaagaaatcaaagatgatgAAGCAGGAACTCGGTGACATTTCTGGTGTTGATGCAGAAATCCAAGACAGTTTTGTTGTTTCAGGAGACAATGAAAGCAACCGTCACATAAGTCCTACAAGGGTGtcattacaaaaatatattgaTGTTTAAGCACTTGCTTGCAGTGATTAACCACAATCTAATGCTgacaaactgaactgaaatggaTCAAGGTTCAACCACATTCTAGAGCTCTTTCTGGGTGAAAGTGGGTCAGTTTACTCTCATGCATTCCGATCTTTAGATGTGGTGTCTCAGTTTGGTATGGAGACCATAATCCTGTATACCGCCCTCATGCTGAAGAAGAGAATCATCGTCCATCACCCTCGGATCGAAGCACTGTTGGAGTTTACAAGGTGCATTGAGGACCTAAAATTCCAAAAATAATTGTCTGGAAGGACAAACTCAAATCAATCTGTGCTTCCCCTCAGAGTGCTGCCGACTCTGACGTGGCACAGGAAGGACTGGTCCATCCTGCACCCGTATGTGCACCTAAGTGATCCTGAACTAGAGGATCTCAAGAAATGCCCCGGTGAGGCTGCCTCCGCCTTTATTCACTCTCACTCCGCCTGCTCGCAGTCGGGGCTCAGCCGCCATCTGCACTGGTGGGGAAGTTAATTGTTTATGCACCTTATAACACTTTGGCTCTCTCTGCAGGATATGTAGCAGGTTTTGTGGATCCGGAGGTGAGCAACAGATTGGATTTGTTCGATGTGTACGTGAACCTGCCAGACGGCGTCATCACGGTATCCCAGAGTGCCAAAGGTACGGTGTGATCAAAGCGAGCGCGCAGTATGTTCCTTGGCGTGTTGGGCAGCGTTTCCCTCGGACTCATGTTAAGTATCCCACCACAGAGTCTATGGCGATGGGGAAGTTGCACAAGGACATCGGCCACCTTATTGTCCAGTCTGCAGAGGACGTCGAGAGGTCAGATAGTCAGGTCATTAAGGTGAGTGTTTCCACGAAGCACAAATGGCCATAATTCAATCCCCAAATGTTCTTAAGTGGTCCTGAATCTAACCTGATGATCACACATCCATTCACAGGATATTTCTGTCAAGACAAAAGAGATCCTTGCCAACTTAATGGCCCTTGCTGACAAATGTGAAGACTCTAAAATCACACTGGAAGGTTTAAAGCAGCATCATTTCCCTCCGGCCACAGAGAACTTCCTCTTTCATTTGGCGGCTGCTGAGCAGCTCTTACGGATATAAAACGGTTGTCAAATGTGAAATGGCCACAGTGGTCAGTTTAGAGTCATCAACAAATGTGTATTAATCAAACGCTGAAAATAGCTCTCAGCAAATGCACTGTTTGAGATTACATTTACTAAAAATGATAAGTGACCAGCCGTTTTTAGAAATGGCCggtctttttgtttaaaatgagaGCACATATTACTGTCTTGTTTGCCTTCAGCGTGAACCCGTGAGCTCGGAGTCACAGGCGGATGAGCTGCTGCTCATTTGACTGTTTTGGACTGTCAGCAAATCAAATTAAAGTCCTAGATAATGCTTGCTTTGTCCTCTAATAACGAGCCAGTGTTTGTCGCTCTCATTGGGAACATCTGGTGCGTTCCAGATGTAAGCTCACTCCACAGTGCTCACACGCATCATCCATGCGTACCTGCGCCCCTCATAGTACACAGTGACCAGCTGAAACGTCTGCGGTGTAACAAACTGCATTATGTGGGTATCAGATCACAACTGCAATagccatttttttaaactgtcattttgtattttactatTGACACAATTACAAAAAAGGTGTTTGTTCTTGAACTTTTATACGGTGAATAACTTTCTCATCaatctgcagctgatcaaataACAACTGGTGCTTCCGTGTCCACGTTGATTTATATCTCATATCTTTACTGCGTCGTACCGTCAGGTTTACTAATCAATGTGTAATTAGTACACGTTCAACCACATTGCCAAGATGATGATTTTGGGCCACAGTATTCCAGATAAGACCGAGTGCAATACATAGATATAATGTAAAATCTAACTTTGaaaactaaatgtattttcatgGATTGATGTAATATTTCATATGTATGAAAACATGGAATATTCCAGCAAAATAAATTTACTAtcaaaaagttttttgtttttttaacagtttagaACCATAATGCACTCTGTCACATATGGTTCACGTTCAGCGACATGATGTCAAAGAAGACGTTTActgtccccgtccccccgtccagTGACGGCATCATGGATTTTGATTTAGTTTCCACGTGAAACTGCTGCTCAGAGTCCTCTGTGGTAGTAAAACGGCCCCCCGTCCGCTGcggcctgcagctcctcctccacgttgTCCTTCTCGATCTGTAAAACGAGGTCAACGTCAGCGGAGTTCTTCGCGTGGAAAAACGCCACCGTGCCGCAGGATCGCGAGTCTTACCGTTCCCAGTTGCGGGAAGAGACTGAACGAGACGGGGATCATCATCCCCAGAACCAAGGCGGCGCTGATGTGCCGGACTGGAGCGGCCAGCAGAGCGCTCCTCTGGAAAAGTCTGGTCCTGTGAAGGGAAATCTACGTGGTGAAGTCTGACCATTTGACCAGGTGagctaaatgtaaaaaacaaagggCCTGACCTCTGTAGGAGCAAAAGCAGGAGATTAGGAACAGCAGCGGTTGTACCAAACAGTGCCGCTCTTGACAATGCGGTTTCCCTCACAGCCTGAACAAAAAGATAAATGCGTAACGCTGCTTGTTTTCAACGAGTAGAGCTATTTTGGTGCATTTGCCGTTTTACCTTGTCTCCCGCTGCCTTAGAGAGGCCGACAGGAGTTCCATTGGGGTCGAACACTTGGATCCCACTTTCTGACTCCCCGCTTCTGACAATGTACACATTGAAGAAGGCCAGC
This portion of the Gasterosteus aculeatus chromosome 6, fGasAcu3.hap1.1, whole genome shotgun sequence genome encodes:
- the sfxn4 gene encoding sideroflexin-4 isoform X2; translation: MKRMDTHRPSHFRPSTPTLALFFHSFSALQVVASLLPHSSIKPALFWQFLLHSYSAGFNYANRNSSSEESNNTSLKQLLLIAGTVSYATCAGALPQIFINRLGVRSAPIQTLFRSILPIPLCAVLAFFNVYIVRSGESESGIQVFDPNGTPVGLSKAAGDKAVRETALSRAALFGTTAAVPNLLLLLLQRTRLFQRSALLAAPVRHISAALVLGMMIPVSFSLFPQLGTIEKDNVEEELQAAADGGPFYYHRGL
- the dennd10 gene encoding DENN domain-containing protein 10 isoform X1; amino-acid sequence: MSLLAARLTPLYVSENHMTSVFHQQGSRPPVRGHLLYVSISVTLTTHDVQLWFVFPCPEKDVNGDTLWVWCFPSVASDLRKVLLSKCCLTQDARDFHTFVFGQFCRTWYYITTVEVQEPTALNKVTHFSIVVTAKDFNPEKYAALSRILCRMYIKHGSPVKMMEAYVTVLTKGMCQSDENGSFLIKDYDVRKAYLAGSVKDVVSQFGMETIILYTALMLKKRIIVHHPRIEALLEFTRVLPTLTWHRKDWSILHPYVHLSDPELEDLKKCPGYVAGFVDPEVSNRLDLFDVYVNLPDGVITVSQSAKESMAMGKLHKDIGHLIVQSAEDVERSDSQVIKDISVKTKEILANLMALADKCEDSKITLEGLKQHHFPPATENFLFHLAAAEQLLRI
- the dennd10 gene encoding DENN domain-containing protein 10 isoform X2, which translates into the protein MAATETQFMLSVGLIEKDVNGDTLWVWCFPSVASDLRKVLLSKCCLTQDARDFHTFVFGQFCRTWYYITTVEVQEPTALNKVTHFSIVVTAKDFNPEKYAALSRILCRMYIKHGSPVKMMEAYVTVLTKGMCQSDENGSFLIKDYDVRKAYLAGSVKDVVSQFGMETIILYTALMLKKRIIVHHPRIEALLEFTRVLPTLTWHRKDWSILHPYVHLSDPELEDLKKCPGYVAGFVDPEVSNRLDLFDVYVNLPDGVITVSQSAKESMAMGKLHKDIGHLIVQSAEDVERSDSQVIKDISVKTKEILANLMALADKCEDSKITLEGLKQHHFPPATENFLFHLAAAEQLLRI